DNA from Methylobacterium currus:
GACCGGGCTCGCCGCCCTGTTCGTCGCCGCGATGCGCGAGTGGCGCCGCTCCTACGAGGGCTCCGGCCGCTCGATCCGCAGCCTCGGCCAGCGCATCGACAAGGTGCTCGACGTGACGATCCAGCGCGAGGTCGAGCGCCTCGAATCGCGCCTCCTGTTCCTCGCCTCGATCGGCTCGGCCGGCCCCTATATCGGCCTGTTCGGCACGGTGTTCGGCATCATGACGGCCTTCACGTCGATCGCCGCCTCGAAGAACACCTCGCTCGCGGTCGTGGCGCCCGGCATCGCCGAGGCCCTGTTCGCCACCGCCATCGGGCTGTTCGCGGCGATCCCCGCGGTGCTCGCCTACAACAAGCTCCAGGCCTCGGTGGCGAAGTCGCAGGGGCGTCTCGAGGGCTTCGCCGACGAGTTCTCGGCCATCCTGTCGCGCCAGATCGACGAGCGCATGGCGCTGGCGGCCTGACCCCGCGACCTTTGAGGAAGGATTGAGCCAGATGGGCATGGCCTCCGGAGCGGCACAGGGCGGCGGGCGCCGTCGGCGCGGCCGGCGGGGCGGCGCGATCAACGAGATCAACATGACGCCGTTCATCGACGTCGTGCTGGTGCTCCTGATCATCTTCATGGTCGCCGCGCCGATGATGACCGTCGGCGTGCCTCTCGACCTGCCGCAGACCAAGGCGGCGCCGCTCAACCAGGACTCGAAGCCGGTCACCCTCTCGATCCGCCAGACCGGCCAGGTTTTCCTCGGCGAGGACGAGCTCTCCGACGACACCATCGTCTCCAAGCTCTCGGCCACCGCCAAGGACGGCTTCGAGGAGCGGGTCTTCGTGCGCGGCGACAAGCGGGTCGATTACGGCCGGGTCGCCCAGGTGATGGCGATCGTGACGAGCGGCGGCTTCAAGAAGGTCGCCCTCGTGACCGAGCCCGACCAGCGTTAGTAGGGCGGGGTTCTCCGTGGTGTTTCCCTTCGACAGGTCCGAGCCCGGCGTCTGGGTCTCGGCCGGCGCGCACGTGGTGCTGATCGGGCTGGCGCTGTTCGCCGCCGCCTCGCACGTGCTGCCGCAGGCCGAGGAGGGCGTGCCGGTCGAGGTCATCACCGAGAACCAGTTCTCGGAGCTGACCAAGGGCCAGCGCGACGGCGAGGCCCCGGCCAAGAGCCCGCGCGCCGACCGGGTCGCCGACAAGCAGCAGGAGAACGACCCCGGCGAGGCCAAGACCAACGTCCCGACGCCCCCGACGCGCCCGCCGGAGATGAAGGTCGCCAACGCCGAGGAGATGCCGGT
Protein-coding regions in this window:
- the tolQ gene encoding protein TolQ: MNPADAAQAMPVAEITMFGLFWQAHFVVKVVMLGLLGSSIWCWSIIIDKTLLFRRTKAEMDAFEEEFWSGRPLEELFRAYNDKPATGLAALFVAAMREWRRSYEGSGRSIRSLGQRIDKVLDVTIQREVERLESRLLFLASIGSAGPYIGLFGTVFGIMTAFTSIAASKNTSLAVVAPGIAEALFATAIGLFAAIPAVLAYNKLQASVAKSQGRLEGFADEFSAILSRQIDERMALAA
- a CDS encoding ExbD/TolR family protein — translated: MGMASGAAQGGGRRRRGRRGGAINEINMTPFIDVVLVLLIIFMVAAPMMTVGVPLDLPQTKAAPLNQDSKPVTLSIRQTGQVFLGEDELSDDTIVSKLSATAKDGFEERVFVRGDKRVDYGRVAQVMAIVTSGGFKKVALVTEPDQR